The following are encoded together in the Arthrobacter sp. Y-9 genome:
- a CDS encoding prolyl oligopeptidase family serine peptidase, producing MNGIPGSGPGQEHFRRLLRRWDTSPRQGIPQLSGDVAAFLWRGRDDAHSALHVASATALRKAWDLRSGPPPGTSPGTPLPAPDGLLVRGFALAPDGAQVAALLSGDGDELAQVWLLTPGRPARPLRGAHSWHAVPVWTHGGERLWMLDGKPGAQRLVGWFLSDADDGTPPSGRPSVLPFPDSLVDDLQGRRLTLGADGDALTLRSRAPGRPEQQWTHDGDAWVPLKPPGPAGGPDSGAQRPGPSGSESSRSGPSGSGSAPAPARPGATPRPDRPGQARPAPERVLARLDTPAGTLRAVEREGITTLDLDGSDLVRLAPAERLQELSLSRTAAGDPPDGTLWIRTASPERPSAVACLPLTHRPGEPSSTPHRTGGPEDIVHRRLLGTADDGTPVPVVVSIRADALGPGGLPRSPAPLLLSCYGGFGVRHHPEAEPSVPAWLESGGVHAAAQLRGGGELGPSWHEAGRGSGKTRTVRDLLDVARFLAAEGWTTPRQTVAVGASHGGFVVTAAALREPSAFGGVIAVAPLLDIVDLDRHGLGGQWRHEFGADGEWPPEERAAASPLHVLRGTGHLDKAPALLCCVMGRDERVDNEAAREFVRLYRDRGGLAWLREEEGSGHGQRRATEVLDFSATVLAFARAVADRCD from the coding sequence GTGAACGGCATCCCCGGTTCCGGCCCAGGTCAGGAGCATTTCCGGCGGCTCTTGCGGCGCTGGGACACCAGTCCGCGGCAGGGGATCCCCCAGCTCTCGGGGGACGTGGCGGCGTTCCTCTGGCGCGGCCGTGACGACGCCCACTCCGCGTTGCACGTCGCCTCCGCGACCGCGCTCCGGAAAGCGTGGGACCTGCGCTCCGGACCGCCCCCGGGGACGTCTCCGGGGACACCGTTGCCCGCTCCGGACGGACTGCTGGTGCGGGGATTCGCCCTCGCCCCGGACGGGGCGCAGGTGGCGGCTCTCCTCAGCGGCGACGGCGACGAACTCGCCCAGGTCTGGCTCCTGACCCCTGGCCGTCCCGCCCGTCCCCTGCGCGGCGCCCACTCCTGGCACGCCGTCCCCGTGTGGACCCACGGCGGGGAACGGCTGTGGATGCTGGACGGCAAGCCCGGCGCGCAGCGCCTCGTGGGCTGGTTCCTGAGCGACGCCGACGACGGAACCCCACCGTCCGGGCGGCCCTCCGTCCTGCCGTTCCCGGACAGCCTGGTGGACGACCTCCAAGGGCGGCGCCTCACCCTCGGAGCCGACGGGGACGCCCTCACCCTGCGCTCCCGGGCTCCCGGGCGCCCCGAGCAGCAGTGGACGCACGACGGCGACGCCTGGGTCCCGCTGAAACCCCCGGGCCCGGCCGGCGGCCCTGATTCTGGCGCCCAGCGGCCTGGGCCGTCAGGGTCGGAGTCGTCGAGGTCAGGGCCGTCGGGGTCAGGGTCGGCTCCGGCGCCTGCGCGTCCGGGAGCGACCCCGCGCCCGGACCGCCCGGGCCAGGCGCGTCCGGCGCCCGAGCGCGTGCTGGCCCGGCTCGACACACCCGCCGGGACCCTCCGCGCGGTGGAACGCGAGGGCATCACCACCCTGGACCTCGACGGATCGGACCTGGTGCGGCTGGCCCCGGCCGAGCGACTCCAGGAGCTGTCCCTGAGCCGGACCGCGGCCGGTGACCCTCCGGACGGGACGCTGTGGATCCGCACCGCATCCCCCGAACGACCGTCCGCCGTCGCGTGTCTGCCCCTCACGCATCGGCCTGGGGAACCGTCCTCCACGCCGCACCGAACCGGCGGCCCGGAGGACATCGTCCATCGGCGGCTCCTGGGCACGGCGGACGACGGGACACCCGTGCCCGTCGTCGTCTCCATCCGGGCGGACGCGCTCGGGCCGGGCGGCCTGCCCCGGAGTCCAGCGCCGCTCCTGCTGAGCTGTTATGGCGGCTTCGGGGTCCGCCACCACCCCGAGGCCGAACCGAGTGTGCCCGCGTGGCTCGAGAGCGGTGGCGTTCACGCCGCCGCCCAGCTGCGCGGCGGCGGCGAGCTGGGGCCCTCGTGGCACGAAGCCGGCCGAGGCTCCGGCAAGACGCGGACGGTCCGGGACCTGCTCGACGTCGCGCGCTTCCTCGCCGCGGAAGGCTGGACCACCCCGCGTCAGACGGTCGCGGTGGGGGCTTCGCACGGCGGCTTCGTCGTGACGGCCGCGGCGCTCCGGGAACCATCCGCCTTCGGCGGCGTGATCGCCGTGGCCCCGCTGCTGGACATCGTGGACCTGGACCGGCACGGCCTGGGAGGGCAGTGGCGCCACGAATTCGGGGCGGACGGGGAATGGCCGCCGGAGGAGCGCGCCGCGGCGTCGCCTCTCCACGTGCTCCGCGGGACCGGACACTTGGACAAGGCCCCGGCCCTGCTGTGCTGCGTCATGGGGCGGGACGAACGCGTCGACAACGAGGCGGCTCGCGAGTTCGTCCGGCTGTACCGGGACCGGGGCGGCCTCGCCTGGCTCCGCGAAGAGGAGGGCTCCGGGCACGGCCAGCGGCGGGCCACGGAGGTCCTCGATTTCTCGGCCACGGTGCTCGCGTTCGCCCGGGCCGTCGCGGACCGGTGCGACTGA
- a CDS encoding DUF1737 domain-containing protein, with protein sequence MTAEAPARLPYRLLTGPDTREFCERVSAALADGYILYGSPSVTFNGETVIAAQAVVLPYAPPAPPAPVVDPYAVPATGFAPYGGAL encoded by the coding sequence GTGACGGCCGAAGCGCCCGCCCGCCTGCCCTACCGCCTCTTGACCGGCCCGGACACCCGCGAGTTCTGCGAGCGGGTCTCCGCCGCCCTGGCCGATGGGTACATCCTCTACGGGAGCCCGTCCGTGACCTTCAACGGGGAGACGGTGATCGCGGCCCAGGCCGTCGTCCTGCCGTACGCGCCGCCCGCGCCGCCGGCCCCCGTGGTCGACCCGTACGCCGTCCCCGCCACCGGCTTCGCCCCCTACGGCGGTGCCCTGTGA
- a CDS encoding rhodanese-like domain-containing protein: MSYAGDLTPQQAWDKLKDGAILVDVRTEAEWAHIGRPKAPSGDPLFIQWNLAGGVPNQGFLTELAEQAPEAGTADLVFLCRSGQRSIAAAEAATAAGWSAYNVLEGFEGVPDRFGERTVNGWKNSGLPTTIGA; encoded by the coding sequence GTGAGCTACGCGGGTGACCTGACGCCGCAGCAGGCCTGGGACAAGCTCAAGGACGGCGCCATCCTCGTGGACGTGCGCACCGAAGCGGAGTGGGCACACATCGGCCGCCCGAAGGCCCCGTCCGGCGATCCCTTGTTCATCCAGTGGAACCTTGCCGGCGGCGTGCCGAACCAGGGGTTCCTCACGGAGCTCGCCGAGCAGGCGCCGGAGGCGGGCACCGCGGACCTCGTGTTCCTGTGCCGTTCCGGGCAGCGGTCCATCGCGGCGGCGGAAGCCGCGACGGCGGCGGGCTGGTCCGCGTACAACGTCCTGGAAGGCTTCGAGGGCGTCCCGGACCGTTTCGGGGAGCGCACCGTGAACGGCTGGAAGAACAGCGGCCTGCCGACCACCATCGGAGCGTGA
- a CDS encoding O-succinylhomoserine sulfhydrylase, whose translation MAFNPEAASWSPATQAVRGGLDRTGFYETSEALFLNSGFVYDSAEAAERAFTGEDERFVYSRYGNPTVATFQERLRLLEGTEACFATASGMSAVFTALGALLAAGDRVVAARSLFGSCFVILNEILPRWGVETVFVDGPDLDQWREALSVPTQAVFFESPSNPMQEIVDIAAVSELAHAAGATVVADNVFATPMLQRCTDLGADVVVYSGTKHIDGQGRVMGGAILGTKEFIDGPVKNLMRHTGPSLSSFNAWVLTKGLETLDMRVRHSSASALKLAEWLEQQPQVTWVKYPLLPSHPQFELAKRQMSAGGTVLTLELAPLPGGTAKDAAFTLLNGLKVVDISNNLGDSKSLITHPATTTHRAMGPEGRASIGLGDGVVRLSVGLEDVDDLIRDFEQALAG comes from the coding sequence ATGGCGTTCAATCCTGAGGCCGCTTCCTGGTCGCCGGCCACTCAGGCGGTGCGTGGCGGGCTGGACCGCACGGGCTTCTATGAGACCTCCGAGGCGCTGTTCCTGAATTCGGGCTTCGTCTACGACTCGGCCGAGGCCGCCGAACGCGCCTTCACCGGTGAGGACGAACGCTTCGTCTACTCGCGGTACGGCAATCCGACCGTCGCCACCTTCCAGGAACGGCTGCGGCTGCTCGAAGGCACCGAGGCGTGCTTCGCCACAGCGTCCGGCATGTCCGCGGTGTTCACTGCTCTCGGCGCGCTGCTCGCCGCCGGGGACCGCGTGGTCGCTGCACGGTCGCTGTTCGGGTCCTGCTTCGTGATCCTGAACGAGATCCTGCCGCGCTGGGGCGTGGAGACCGTGTTCGTCGACGGGCCCGATCTGGATCAGTGGCGCGAAGCCCTGTCCGTGCCGACGCAGGCGGTGTTCTTCGAATCGCCGTCGAACCCGATGCAGGAGATCGTGGACATCGCCGCGGTCAGCGAGCTCGCGCACGCCGCGGGCGCCACCGTGGTGGCCGACAACGTCTTCGCCACCCCCATGCTGCAGCGCTGCACGGATCTGGGGGCCGACGTCGTCGTGTACTCCGGGACCAAGCACATCGACGGCCAAGGGCGCGTCATGGGCGGCGCGATCCTCGGGACGAAGGAGTTCATCGACGGGCCGGTGAAGAACCTCATGCGGCACACGGGGCCGTCGCTGTCGAGTTTCAACGCCTGGGTGCTCACGAAGGGTCTGGAGACGCTGGACATGCGCGTGCGGCACTCATCCGCCTCCGCCCTGAAGCTCGCCGAGTGGCTCGAGCAGCAGCCGCAGGTGACCTGGGTGAAGTACCCGCTGCTTCCGTCGCACCCGCAGTTCGAACTGGCGAAGCGGCAGATGAGCGCCGGCGGCACGGTCCTGACCCTCGAGCTCGCGCCACTGCCGGGCGGCACGGCCAAGGACGCGGCGTTCACGCTGCTCAACGGCCTGAAGGTCGTGGACATCTCGAACAACCTGGGCGACTCCAAGAGCCTCATCACCCATCCCGCGACGACGACGCACCGCGCCATGGGCCCGGAAGGCCGGGCCTCGATCGGGCTGGGTGACGGCGTGGTGCGCCTGTCGGTCGGGCTGGAGGACGTGGACGACCTGATCCGCGACTTCGAGCAGGCGCTGGCAGGCTAG
- a CDS encoding transglutaminase family protein — MTRLKIVHRTGYHYNKPVLVSYNEARMTPPTEPGQTVLGSRITVERPGATQARYADYWGTQVTTFEVHEPHEWLEVVATATVDVNREQAPAPDGEPLGWAELSSRAVQDEFSDHLPQTRLSAPGEEATELVAALAGRPTPKAAAEEVFSRLRGEMTYMPGSTGVHTDAAQAWAQRQGVCQDLAHLAIGCLRSLGIPARYVSGYLHPRAEADPGQTVAGQSHAWLEWWDGAWHSWDPTNHKAAGDFHVVVARGRDYRDVAPLKGILSGGGGSRLEVSVDMTWLTWDSVRA, encoded by the coding sequence ATGACACGTCTGAAGATCGTGCACCGCACCGGATACCACTACAACAAGCCGGTCCTGGTCAGCTACAACGAAGCACGGATGACGCCGCCCACGGAGCCCGGGCAGACGGTGCTCGGCTCGCGCATCACGGTCGAACGGCCCGGCGCCACCCAGGCCCGGTACGCCGACTACTGGGGCACCCAGGTCACCACGTTCGAAGTCCACGAGCCCCACGAGTGGCTCGAAGTGGTGGCCACCGCCACGGTGGACGTGAACCGCGAACAGGCTCCGGCGCCCGACGGCGAACCGCTCGGCTGGGCTGAGCTGTCCAGCCGAGCGGTGCAGGACGAGTTCAGCGACCATCTGCCCCAGACGCGCCTGTCCGCGCCGGGCGAGGAGGCGACGGAACTGGTGGCGGCGCTCGCCGGACGGCCGACGCCGAAGGCCGCCGCGGAGGAGGTGTTCTCGAGGCTGCGGGGCGAGATGACGTACATGCCCGGCAGCACCGGCGTGCACACCGACGCGGCGCAGGCGTGGGCGCAGCGACAGGGGGTCTGCCAGGACCTCGCGCACCTGGCCATCGGCTGCCTCAGAAGTCTCGGGATCCCCGCCCGGTACGTCTCGGGCTACTTGCACCCGCGGGCGGAGGCCGACCCGGGCCAGACCGTGGCCGGGCAGTCCCACGCGTGGCTCGAATGGTGGGACGGCGCCTGGCACAGCTGGGATCCGACCAATCACAAGGCCGCCGGGGACTTCCACGTGGTGGTGGCCCGCGGCCGGGACTACCGCGACGTGGCGCCGCTCAAGGGCATCCTGTCCGGCGGCGGGGGCTCACGGCTGGAGGTCTCGGTGGATATGACCTGGCTGACCTGGGACTCCGTGCGGGCGTAG
- a CDS encoding alpha-E domain-containing protein — MLSRIAESLFWIGRYVERADGTARILDVHLERLNHLPPEQQQQVARDLLQVMGSPLDRQDITLPELLRVLAYDRSSPTSIAGALGAARENARRARETVSTSLWECLNTTYFGLSRHREDVAGTYRFCQWVIERAATTSGLTDSTMSHDDSWLFMVLGRSLERADMTARMLATCDANPAGVSWVNMLRCAGAYESFLRTRRAAFDDRNAAEFLLMDRQFPRSIVYSLKNADEALALLEPSDQRSGMFNDARRIVGQARTFLEFHRSENLMDELPEHMERIQRSVARASEEIARRYYSAREEQAWVGELS, encoded by the coding sequence ATGCTGAGCCGGATCGCCGAGTCCCTGTTCTGGATCGGACGCTATGTGGAACGCGCGGACGGCACCGCGCGCATCCTCGATGTGCACCTGGAACGCCTCAATCATCTGCCGCCGGAGCAGCAGCAACAGGTGGCCCGGGACCTGCTGCAGGTCATGGGGTCGCCCCTGGACCGTCAGGACATCACCTTGCCGGAGCTGCTGCGCGTCCTCGCCTATGACCGGTCGAGCCCGACGTCGATCGCCGGAGCCCTCGGAGCCGCGCGGGAGAACGCCCGGCGGGCCCGGGAGACCGTCTCCACAAGCCTGTGGGAATGCCTGAACACGACGTACTTCGGGCTCAGCCGGCACCGCGAGGACGTGGCGGGGACGTACCGCTTCTGCCAGTGGGTGATCGAGCGGGCGGCCACCACGAGCGGCCTGACGGACAGCACCATGAGCCACGACGACAGTTGGCTGTTCATGGTCCTGGGCCGGTCCCTGGAGCGTGCCGACATGACCGCCCGGATGCTCGCCACGTGCGACGCCAACCCCGCGGGCGTGTCCTGGGTGAACATGCTGCGCTGCGCCGGGGCGTACGAGTCGTTCCTGCGCACGCGCCGCGCCGCGTTCGATGACCGCAACGCCGCCGAGTTCCTGCTCATGGACCGGCAGTTCCCGCGGTCGATCGTCTACTCGCTCAAGAACGCTGACGAGGCCCTCGCCCTGCTGGAGCCCAGCGACCAGCGCTCCGGGATGTTCAACGACGCCCGGCGCATCGTGGGCCAGGCCAGGACGTTCCTGGAGTTCCACCGCAGCGAGAACCTCATGGACGAATTGCCGGAACACATGGAACGCATCCAGCGATCCGTGGCGCGGGCCTCGGAGGAGATCGCCCGCAGGTACTACAGCGCCCGCGAAGAGCAGGCCTGGGTGGGAGAACTGTCATGA
- a CDS encoding circularly permuted type 2 ATP-grasp protein: MPASSSDLFASYSGALAGSKAFDEMFIAAAAGGGAEAAGLTARGSYRQLTSVLAGLTPDDIAARAEAMARTFLDRGVTFDFAGEERPFPLDIVPRVIDAQEWQGLERGVAQRVRALEAFLNDVYGAQDAVRDGVLPRRLITSSKHFHRQVHGFRPAGGVRVHVSGIDIVRDGEGTLRVLEDNVRVPSGVSYVLENRRAMAKALPEVFSQQSIRPVEEYPRRLLSALRKTAPEGVEDPTVVVLTPGIFNSAYFEHTLLAGLMGVELVEGRDLTCRGNQVFMRTTSGEQRVDVIYKRLDDEFLDPLQFRADSMLGCPGLVNAARAGGVTIANAVGNGVADDKLIYSYVPDLIRYYLGEEPILANVDTFRLEEDAAREEVLDRLPELVVKPVDGSGGKGLVIGPDATREELDTLRRQLLEDPRGWIAQPVLQLSTVPTLHRERFSPRHVDLRPFAVNDGEDVWVLPGGLTRVALKEGSLVVNSSQGGGSKDTWVLGEETGAADPGPSRRRFGHSARTSVWPVETSWRDSQAGQQQ, translated from the coding sequence ATGCCGGCATCATCATCGGATCTGTTCGCCAGCTATTCGGGGGCCTTGGCCGGCTCGAAAGCCTTCGACGAAATGTTCATCGCGGCTGCGGCCGGCGGAGGTGCGGAGGCTGCGGGTCTCACAGCACGGGGCTCCTACCGCCAGCTGACGTCGGTCCTCGCGGGGCTCACCCCGGACGACATCGCCGCCCGGGCGGAGGCCATGGCCCGCACCTTCCTGGACCGCGGCGTCACCTTCGACTTCGCCGGCGAGGAACGGCCGTTTCCCCTGGACATCGTCCCGCGCGTCATCGACGCCCAGGAATGGCAGGGCTTGGAACGAGGCGTGGCCCAGCGGGTCCGGGCCCTGGAGGCCTTCCTGAACGACGTCTACGGCGCACAGGATGCCGTGCGCGACGGCGTCCTGCCGCGCAGGCTCATCACGTCCAGCAAGCACTTCCACCGCCAGGTCCACGGCTTCCGTCCGGCGGGCGGCGTCCGGGTGCACGTGTCCGGGATCGACATCGTCCGCGACGGCGAGGGCACGCTGCGCGTGCTCGAGGACAATGTGCGCGTCCCGTCGGGCGTCAGCTACGTCCTGGAGAACCGGAGGGCCATGGCGAAGGCGCTGCCGGAGGTCTTCAGCCAGCAGTCCATCCGCCCGGTGGAGGAGTACCCCCGCCGCCTGCTCTCGGCCCTGCGGAAGACCGCCCCGGAAGGCGTGGAGGACCCGACGGTCGTGGTCCTGACCCCGGGCATCTTCAACTCGGCGTACTTCGAGCACACCCTCCTGGCAGGGCTGATGGGCGTGGAACTCGTGGAGGGCCGGGACCTCACGTGCCGCGGCAATCAGGTCTTCATGCGGACCACCTCGGGGGAGCAGCGCGTGGACGTGATCTACAAGCGCCTCGACGACGAGTTCCTGGATCCCCTGCAGTTCCGTGCGGATTCCATGCTGGGCTGCCCCGGCCTGGTCAACGCGGCGCGGGCGGGCGGGGTGACGATCGCGAACGCCGTGGGAAACGGGGTGGCCGACGACAAGCTCATCTACTCCTATGTCCCGGACCTCATCAGGTACTACCTGGGCGAGGAGCCGATCCTGGCCAATGTGGACACCTTCCGGCTCGAGGAGGACGCGGCCCGCGAGGAGGTCCTGGACCGGCTGCCCGAACTCGTGGTGAAACCCGTGGACGGTTCGGGCGGCAAGGGTCTGGTGATCGGCCCCGACGCCACCCGGGAGGAGCTCGACACCCTTCGCCGGCAGCTCCTCGAAGACCCCCGCGGCTGGATCGCCCAGCCCGTGCTCCAGCTGAGCACCGTCCCCACCCTGCACCGCGAGCGGTTCAGCCCCCGTCACGTGGACCTGCGGCCCTTCGCGGTCAATGACGGCGAGGACGTCTGGGTGCTGCCGGGCGGCCTCACGCGGGTGGCGCTCAAGGAGGGCAGCCTCGTGGTCAACTCCAGCCAGGGCGGCGGGTCCAAGGACACGTGGGTGCTGGGGGAGGAGACGGGTGCGGCGGACCCCGGGCCGTCACGGCGGCGGTTCGGCCACAGCGCACGCACGAGCGTGTGGCCCGTGGAGACCAGCTGGCGCGATTCCCAGGCGGGGCAGCAGCAATGA
- a CDS encoding 3-hydroxyacyl-CoA dehydrogenase NAD-binding domain-containing protein — MQKVAIVGAGVIGLSWARLFAEKGWSVEISDPRPDLQKIIDESFGGLPVRAAATLEAALDGADFVQEAGPERLDLKHELYATFAARTRPDVVLASSTSSLVPSAISEGNPAADRILVGHPFNPPQLIPLVEVVPGPATEQWAVDRATEVYAEIGKQPITLQKEIPAFVGNRLQKVFLDECVYLVQQGVVSAGDLDELVKASLGLRWATVGPFESNHLGGGPGGMRHLVEHVEAAYGTGPENYERLAARRDARTRAVSHALADEG, encoded by the coding sequence ATGCAGAAAGTCGCCATCGTGGGAGCGGGAGTGATCGGCCTGTCCTGGGCGCGGCTCTTCGCGGAGAAGGGCTGGTCGGTCGAGATCAGCGATCCGCGGCCCGACCTCCAGAAGATCATCGACGAGTCCTTCGGCGGCCTTCCCGTCCGGGCGGCGGCCACTCTCGAAGCGGCTCTCGACGGCGCCGATTTCGTCCAGGAAGCGGGTCCCGAGCGGCTCGACCTCAAGCACGAGCTCTACGCGACGTTCGCCGCCCGCACGCGCCCCGACGTCGTGCTCGCTTCGTCGACGTCTTCGCTGGTCCCCTCGGCGATCTCGGAGGGCAATCCCGCGGCGGACCGCATCCTGGTAGGCCATCCGTTCAATCCGCCGCAGCTGATCCCGCTGGTCGAGGTGGTGCCAGGCCCGGCCACGGAGCAGTGGGCCGTGGACCGGGCGACGGAGGTGTACGCGGAGATCGGGAAGCAGCCCATCACGCTGCAGAAGGAGATCCCCGCGTTCGTCGGCAATCGGCTCCAGAAGGTCTTTCTGGACGAGTGCGTGTATCTCGTCCAGCAGGGCGTGGTCTCCGCGGGCGATCTCGACGAGCTGGTCAAGGCGTCGCTCGGCCTGCGCTGGGCGACGGTCGGGCCGTTCGAGAGCAACCACCTGGGCGGCGGGCCAGGCGGCATGCGGCACCTCGTGGAGCACGTCGAGGCCGCCTACGGCACCGGGCCGGAGAATTACGAACGGCTCGCCGCCCGCCGTGACGCCCGGACCCGCGCGGTGTCGCACGCGCTGGCGGACGAGGGCTGA
- a CDS encoding MerR family transcriptional regulator, which yields MSFTIAEVAERTGLSQHTLRYYERDGLLPREVGRASSGRRAYTEQDVNGIIMIARLRATGMPIADIRRYARLVRDGDASVPARLSLLLEHREHVIAQLRQVEENLAAIDTKIDIYRATTAEAFACPARSGAAAEPLAAR from the coding sequence ATGAGCTTCACCATCGCGGAGGTCGCCGAGCGCACCGGCCTGAGCCAGCACACCCTTAGGTATTACGAGCGCGACGGGCTCCTCCCGCGCGAGGTGGGCCGCGCGTCGTCGGGCCGTCGCGCCTATACCGAGCAGGACGTGAACGGCATCATCATGATCGCCCGGCTGCGGGCCACCGGCATGCCGATCGCCGACATCCGACGGTACGCGCGGCTGGTGCGCGACGGCGACGCCTCCGTTCCCGCGCGACTGAGCCTCCTGCTCGAGCACCGCGAGCACGTGATAGCACAGCTGCGCCAAGTCGAGGAGAACCTCGCCGCGATCGACACCAAGATCGACATCTACCGTGCGACGACGGCGGAGGCGTTCGCGTGCCCGGCCCGGAGCGGGGCGGCAGCGGAGCCCCTCGCCGCGCGCTGA